Proteins found in one Pararge aegeria chromosome 12, ilParAegt1.1, whole genome shotgun sequence genomic segment:
- the LOC120627805 gene encoding uncharacterized protein LOC120627805, whose product MAEDKDKTLEFIDDYQTCRILWDQNNIDYTNKKKRYGALTALGQKHNLDVQMVKNKIKSLRSYFSKEHQKVIKNSGGASGESYQSSWFAYNSLLFILDSSAPKESGDNTYENYSATTEESAEYEALLSTNLSEGEHEFIQPARIKRNFIKSKGDDRYEEAYDSKGSAEQSNNDECSTFGQLVAHKLRKLNPRNKLLAERRISNIIFDLELQEIDRVDNSVFLSALPPN is encoded by the exons ATGGCGGAAGATAAGGATAAAACGTTGGAATTTATCGATGATTATCAAACATGCAGAATATTGTGGGACCAAAATAAcatagattacacaaataaaaaaaaacgatacggCGCTTTGACTGCCCTGGGGCAAAAACACAATTTGGACGTGCAAATGGTCAAGAACAAGATAAAGAGTTTGCGTTCGTACTTCTCGAAGGAACATCAGAAAGTGATCAAAAACAGTGGCGGCGCGTCGGGCGAGAGCTACCAGTCCTCGTGGTTTGCGTACAACtcacttttgtttatattgGATTCCTCAGCGCCAAAAGAAAGTGGAGATAATACTTACGAAAAT TACTCCGCGACAACGGAAGAAAGTGCAGAGTATGAGGCTTTGCTGAGTACAAATTTATCGGAAGGTGAACACGAGTTTATTCAGCCAGCACGAATAAAGAGAAATTTTATCAAATCCAAAGGAGACGACAGATATGAAGAGGCGTATGATTCAAAGGGTAGTGCAGAACAAAGCAACAACGATGAATGCTCCACATTTGGACAGCTGGTAGCGCATAAACTGCGGAAGCTCAATCCCCGGAATAAGTTATTAGCTGAACGTCGTATCAGCAACATAATCTTTGATCTGGAACTTCAGGAAATAGATCGAGTTGACAACTCTGTTTTTTTATCTGCTTTACCACCAAATTAA